The DNA segment CTTACCGCAGTTGAGCTTCGCCCGGCCGTGATTGAACTTGCCAAGCGTTACTTTCAATTACCGATTGGCAAAAAGCTTAATCTCATCAACGAAGATGCCGTCGCCTTTATGGCATCTGCCGAGCATAAAAAGGTCGATGTGATTTTTGCCGATATCTACAGCGCTAAAGGGGTAGACACTGGGCAACTCTCGCCCACTTTTCTTCAGCAGTGCACACAACTGATTAAACCTAATGGTTATTTAGTGCTGAATTGCTGGAAGGAACACAGCCAAAATCGCGAGTTACTCGCCGATTTGCAGCACCATTTTGCCCACGTGCATGCCTGCCTCACCAGCGGGGGCAACTGGGTGATTTTTGCCAGCCAAACACCACAATCTTTGGGCGCGTCGGCGCTGAAAAGTCAGGCGCAATCCCTGTCACAACAACTGGATTTTGCCCTTGAACGTTCACTGACTCGCTTTGGCCCTTGGATTTAAGATTAATCTCAGTCAAATGGCTTAAATTAGTTAACCCTAAGACTCAGCTTTGCTATGCTTCTCACTCCCTATTGATATGAGCTGTCACCATGAAAAATAAGAATAAATTTTTGTTAAGCGTTATGGCGCTGGCGTGCCTTAACTCTCTCAATGCTAACGCCGAAACCTTTAGTTTTGACACTCGTAACTCACTCAATTCCGACACATTAGTGCTGTTCCAAAGCGCTGATTCGACAACCTATAGTCTCGATTTTTTACCCCAATCGACTCAAGACCAACTCAACCTTGCGGTCGCCGACAACAGTTTTGCGGGTAAACGCGGTGAAATCTTAGAAATCCTTGTCCCAAGCGAAATCGATGCTAAGCGGGTGTTATTGGTTGGAATTGGCGATGCTAAGACCTTAACACCGGGTGAAATCAACACTTTAGGTGGCAATATTGCCGCCAAGCTTGAAACCGTACCCCAAGCCACAGTGCGTGTGCTGACCCAAGGCTTAAGTAACGCGCCGCTGTTCGGCTCAGAACTGGCCCACGGCATTGAGCTACGCAGTTACCGCTACACTCAATTTAAAGCCAGCAATCGCGCCGAGAAGAATTATCAAATCGGGGTTGATGACTTAAGCCAAAACCAAAAACACCATAAGAATCTGCAAGCTATCGAAGCGGGTGTGTTTTTAGCGCGGGATCTCACCAATGCGCCAGCGGGGATCATGTATCCCGAAAGCTTTGCTAACGAGGCGCGTAAGCTTAAGTCCCTCGGTGTAAAAGTCACAGTGCTCGAAGCCAAAGATATTGAACGCTTAAACCTCGGCGCCTTAGCCGCGGTGGGTAAAGGCAGCGAGCGCCCACCTAAGTTGGTCGTCGCCCACTGGCCCGGTAGCAAAGAAGCACCTATTGCTCTGGTGGGTAAAGGCATTACCTTCGACTCTGGCGGCTACAATATCAAGGCCACAGGCACCTCTATCGCGCGGATGAAGTCCGATATGGCGGGCGCGGCGACCGTGCTCGGCACTGTCAAGGCCATGGCCATTCAAAAGGCACCAGTAAACCTAGTTGCGATTATGCCGATGGCGGAAAACATGGTATCGGGACATGCAATGATCCCAGGCGATGTGATTAAAACCGCCCAAGGCCTCACGGTTGAAGTGCTCAACACCGACGCCGAAGGCCGTTTAGTGTTAGCCGACGGTCTCTGGTATGCCCGTGAGAATTACCGCCCTTCAATTATCGTCGATGTGGCGACCCTCACAGGCTCGAAAGTGGGCGCGCTGGGTAGCGTTTATGCGGGATTGTTTACCGATTCTGAGCCGCTGGTGCAGCAGCTCACCTTTGCGGGTAAACAGGTGGGTGAAAAAGTCTGGCGCTTGCCATTAGATCAAGCCTACGACGATGAGCTGAAATCCACCATCGCCGATTTAAAGAATACCGGTAAAGAAGGCAGCGCGGGGGCATCGTCTGCCGCCATGTTCCTCAAACGCTTTGCGGGTGAACAACCTTGGGCTCACCTCGATATCGCTGGCAACGCCTTAACCGCCACCGATACCGCCGTCGTGCCAGCCGGCGCCACGGGTTATGGCGTGCGCCTGCTCAGCACTTGGTTAACTCAGCCTAAGGCACAAAACTAACGCTATATTGTGAGTTAACTACATCCAAACCCACTCAAGCCGAGCCTATGGCTGGTTTGAGAAGCTAGATTAAGGGATATCGTCGATATCCCTTTTTTATTGCCATGATCTTTTACCACTTCATTAAAGTAAACAATCAATTAGCCGCTAACGCGCGCCAGTACTACAAAATCGATTAATCCTGCCTCTCAAACCCGCTTAATTCGACAAAATCGATTAGGATGATAGTTTTTATGCGTTATATTTATCATTCTGGGCTGGGTAATATGCTTCACATCAACGGGACACAAGTTAAGTGACTCGTACTTAATTCACCATAATCAACTAAATGGAAGCATAAAATGACTCAGTCAATTATCAACAGCACTATCAAACCATTCAAAAGCACTGCTTACCACAATGGTGAGTTCGTTCCAGTAACAGAACAAGATCTGTTAGGTAAATGGTCAGTTGTATTCTTCTATCCAGCAGACTTCACCTTTGTTTGCCCAACTGAATTAGGCGACATGGCGGATCACTACGCTAAGTTACAATCTATGGGCGTTGAAGTTTACTCAGTTTCTACTGACACTCACTTCACTCACAAAGCATGGCACGATACTTCTGACACCATCAAGAAGATCAACTTCCCAATGCTGGCTGACCCTACTGGCGTGATCAGCCGTAACTTCGGTGTGATGATCGAAGAAGAAGGTTTAGCACTGCGTGGTACTTTCGTTATCAACCCAGAAGGCCAAGTGAAAGTTGCTGAAATCCATGACCTAGGTATCGGCCGTAGCGCGTCTGAACTGGTTCGTAAGATCCAAGCAGCTCAGTACGTTGCAACTCACGATGGCGAAGTTTGCCCTGCTAAATGGCAACCAGGTGACGAAACCTTAGCACCATCTTTAGACCTAGTAGGCAAAATCTAATCTAGCCTAACAAGAGTCAACCCCGCCAACCTAGTATCTCAAGCTAGTTGGCAGCGCAGTAAGACGGCAATTGCACGAATCCCCGTGAGCTTAGTAGCTAAGTGATTGGGGTGAGTAAATGCAGCCAACGCTACTGCGGTGCCAAATAGGAAGAGAGAACCGCCCCCTGCAAGGTTCTAGGTTGGCCCCCTCGCGTTTTCAATTATTTCATTTTCAAGGATTTTGGAGTCATCATGTTAGATGCGAATTTAAAAAATCAACTGCAAACCTATCTGCAAAACCTCAAGAGACCAGTTGAACTTGTCGTGTCAGCAGATGAAAGCAAGAAGTCTCAAGAATTAAAAAGCTTAGCCAATGACATCGTTAGCCTTTCCTCTTTAGTGAGCCTCAAAGAAGCTCAAGGCTCTCGTACGCCAGCGATGACAGTGGTTAACACCGATCTCAATACTCAGATTAGCTTTGCTGGTCTGCCTATGGGTCACGAATTTACTTCACTCGTGTTAGCCTTGTTGCACACGGGTGGACACCCAATCAAACTCAGCGACGACGTCATTGAGCAGATCCGTAATCTGCCTGGTAAATATGAGTTTGAAACCTATGTGTCACTCACCTGCCAAAACTGCCCTGATGTGATTCAGGCGCTGAATATGATGGCCGCGATCAACCCGAACATCACCAACGTGATGATCGACGGCGCCCTGTTCCAGGATGAAGTGGCCAGCCGCAACATCATGGCCGTACCGTCTGTGTACTTAAACGGTGAAGTATTTGCCGCGGGTCGAATCAGCATTGGTGAGATCTTAAATAAACTCGATACTGGCGCTGCCAGCCGTAAAGCTGAAGAACTCAGCCTAAAAGCCCCATACGAAGTCTTAGTCGTCGGTGGTGGCCCTGCTGGCGCTGCAGCTGCGATTTACGCTGCCCGTAAAGGTCTTCGCACTGGTGTGGTTGCCGATAAATTCGGTGGCCAAGTCGCCGAAACTATAGGTATCGAAAACTTTATTTCGGTAAAAGCGACTGAAGGTCCAAAACTGGTGGCTAACCTTGAAGCCCACGTTCGTGACTACGAAGTCGACATCATGGATAACCAGAAAGCCGTTAAACTGGCGAGCGATGGTTTATTCGAACTCGAACTGGCAAGCGGTGCTACACTGCGCAGCCGTACCATACTACTGGCAACGGGTGCCCGCTGGCGCGAAATGAATGTCCCCGGTGAGAAAGAATACCGTGGTAAGGGTGTAGCTTACTGCCCACACTGTGACGGTCCATTATTTAAAGGCAAACGTGTTGCAGTGATCGGTGGCGGTAACTCAGGTATCGAAGCGGCTATCGATTTAGCGAACATCGTTGAGCATGTCACAGTACTCGAGTTTGATAGCAAACTGCGCGCCGATGACGTGCTGCAACGTAAAGCGGCCTCTATGGGTAATATCCATATCATTACTCAAGCGATGACCACTGAAGTGACTGGTGACGGTACCCGTGTAAACGGCCTGAACTACACCGACCGTGCGACCGGTGAAAACCACCATATCGCGCTGGCTGGTATCTTCGTACAAATCGGTTTAGTGCCCAATACCGAATGGTTAAAAGGCACTGTGGAATTAACCCCACGTGGCGAAATCATCGTCGATGAGCGCGGCCAAACCTCAGTACCAGGTGTATTTGCCGCAGGTGACGTGACTAACTCACCTTACAAGCAAATCATCATCGCCATGGGTAGCGGTGCCAATGCTTCACTGGGTGCGTTTGATTACCTCATTCGCCATAGCGATGACAGTACCGAGACAAAAGAAACTAAAGCGGCCTAATCGTTAACGATTATTCCTATGACTTAAAAGCCAGCTGATGCTGGCTTTTTGTTGCCTTCGAGAAATGGCACTCTTCACAAAGAACGCGCTAATGCTTCTTGCTCTTTAGTATCCAGAGATAAGAAATAACTATATTTCATCTTTAACCTCCGAACCAAAACACAATACGCTCTGATTCTAAAGAAGTCTAAAACCAAACCGAATAAGCAAAAAGGAATCACTATTACGATACTCATAGTGAGAAAAATATGAATGAACTCAATGAAATTTCCAAACTCACTCATCACAGTACGAAGAAGCGCAAACAGCATGCCCCCTAAAGTCAGGTAAATGACATACAAGAATGATAAATAAGCAACCCTTATAAAAGCTCTTAATCCTTTCACCTTGATTCACCCATACTTATCAAATGGACATTCCACTTCCTCACATCCCCTTAGGAAATCATCGATTGAGTACCATGCCTATTTACTGGATAAATCTAGGTAGGGACTCTCAAGCCGAATTTGCATTAAGGTTTCTGGTGTATCAACCGCTTTGAAACCAAACTGGGCGTAGAGTCCGTGGGCATCGCGGGTAGCGAGCATTATGCGTCTTAATCCTTGCAGATCAGGATGTTCCATAATTGCTGCCATCATCATCTTACTTAGACCTAAGCCTCGGTGAGATTCTAGGACAAACACATCAGCAAGGTAGGCAAAGGTGGCTTTATCAGTAATCATGCGCGCAAAGGCAAGCTGTTGATTATCCCTATCAAATACCCCAAAACATAAACTGTTGCTAAGCGCCTTTCGCAAGAGTTCAGGCGGCATACCCTGCGCCCAATAACTGTTGGCAATAAAACCATGGATAAGCTCAAAATCCATTTCCGTTTGCGCTGTGCTGACCCGATATTCCATCACTTGCCTCGATTTAGCTGTTATTGACGCTTACCAATAACATGAAAGCCATGGCAAATAACACTAATTTAGCTAATGAATACAAGGCGCCCGCCAGAGTGCCACCGCCATGGTTAGTAAATGCCAAGTGACGATTGATTTCATATTTAAATAAATGGGCGAGATGACGATAAGCCAAGAAGTAAAGCAGTGAAGCGGCAGGCCAAATGCCAATAATCAGCATTTGGCCCTGTTCCTTGGTCGTCAAAAGCGCTGACAGAAAAGGAATACTCAAACATGCCACGTATATCCACGCAAAGCGCTTGAGTAACTGACGAATTTTTTTATCCGATAACGGCTTCAACTGAACTCCTTTTCACCTTACGTCCATGCAATCACTGACTACATTGGCTCGATTTGCTCGACCATCAACTGCAGGGTGAAATTACCGCGATATTCGTTCACATCCAGCTTATAGACGATACGCGCATGCTGAATTGTCGCATCAGGCCAGGTGTATAAATCCACGTTAAAGGCAATCGCGTCCAACATCACTGTGCTACATGGGGTTTCAAGCACTAATTTAAGGTGGCGCTCCCCCACAATCCGCTGCTGGATAATCTTAAAATAGCCATCGAATAATGGCTCCTCGAAGGACTGACCCCAAGGCCCCGCATTACGGAGTAACTGGGCGATTTCGAGGGTAAGTTCAGTAGGCGTTAATTCGCCATCGGACCAAAGCTCACCTGTGAGCTGCTCAGGCTTTAATAGTTCACGCACCGCATCATCATAGGCTTTGGCAAAGGTTGCAAAGCCGCCTGACTTTAAGGTTAAGCCTGCTGCCATTGCATGGCCGCCAAATTTGCTGATAAGCCCAGGATGGCGAGAGTTCACCAACTCCAGCAGATCCCGCATATGCAAACCTTTGATGGAGCGTGCCGAGCCTTTAATTTCGCCATTACCCGCATCGGCAAAGGCGATAACGGGTCTGTGGTATTTATCTTTAATCCGCGAGGCAAGAATACCGATAACCCCTTGGTGCCAATCCTCTTGAAAAAGGGCTATGCCCCACGGAAGTTGCTCTTCATTAAGCTTTAGATATTCAAGACTTTTAAGCGCCTCTTGCTGCATCCCCACCTCAAGTTCACGTCGCTCTTGGTTGAGGCTATCGAGTTCTGCCGCCATCCGCCTTGCATACATGATGTCTTCGCACAGCAGGGTTTCAACCCCAAGCGCCATTTCATCCAGCCTGCCGGCGGCATTAAGCCTTGGGCCTACCGCAAAACCAAAGTCCGAGGCGACAATCCTAGCGGGATTACGTTTCGCCACTTCGAGTAGAGCGGTAATACCCACGCGGCAACGGCCGCTGCGCACCCGCGCCAATCCCGCCTCGACCAAAATACGATTGTTGGCATCGAGCGATACCACGTCAGCCACAGTGCCAAGGGCAACAATATCCAGCAGAGTGCCAAGGTTTGGCTCGGCAATGCCGCGGGCTTGATACCAATGACGAGCGCGCAGCTCAGCCCGAAGCGCCGTCATCAGATAAAAGGCAACCCCGACGCCGGCAATCGATTTGCTGGCAAACTGGCAACCGGGCTGGTTGGGATTCACTATGGCGTCGGCATCTGGTAACTCATGGCCGGGTAAGTGATGGTCGGTGATCACTACCTGCATGCCAAAGGCCTTGGCGGCGGCTACGCCCTCAATCGAGGAAATGCCGTTATCTACTGTGATAAGTAATTCTGCCTGTTTGGATGCCGCCACGGCGACAATCTCAGGACTTAGGCCATAACCGTAGTCGAAACGATTGGGGATCAAATAATCGACCTTGCTCGCCCCCATCATTCGCAGTGCTAACAAACACACACTGGTTGAAGTGGCGCCGTCGGCATCAAAATCACCGACGATCAGTATCGACTTCTCCTGCTGCATCGCATCGGCAATCAACTTAGCGGCCTGCTCCAAGCCCTTCATAGTATCGGGTCTTAACAGGCCTTTAAGCACTAGCTCGCACTCGTTGGGCATAACACCACGGCGGGCGTAAAGCTGTCTTAATAACGGCGGAAGGTGAGCGGGTAAATGGCTATCATCAACGGTTGGACGACGGACTATCTTATGGATCAAGGGAGCAAACTCTTAAGCAATCATGGGGCTAAGATAACAAAAAGGTGAGCCTTAAGCTCACCTTTAATGGGATAAATTTATCCGAAACGGGATTATTTACGCGCTTCTAAGGTACGCAGTAAATCCGCAGGTGGTTGATATCCAGGGATCATGCTGCCATCTTCCAATACGATTGCAGGCGTGCCGTTAACACCAAAACTGGTACCTAACTCATACTGCTCGGCAATTTTGGCATCACAGGTCGCGGCAGACACTTTTTTGCCCGCCTTGGCTTCTGTCATGGCCTTTAATGGATCCTTAGCACACCAGATGGCTTGCATTTCATCGGCATTGGCAGATGGTACGCCAGCACGTGGGAAAGCTAAGTAACGCACGGTAATGCCCATCTTGTTGTAGTCGGCCATTTGGCTATGCAATTTGCGGCAATAGCCACAGCTTACATCGGTAAATACCGTCACTACGTGTTTTTCATCCTTGGCCTTGTATACCAACATATGGTCTTCAAGCGGCTTCATCATCTCCAGACGCGGGCCAGCAAGTGCGGCTTCAGTCAGGTTTTTCATCCCCTTATCGAGATCGTACAAGTTACCGTGGAACAGTTTTGTGCCATCACGGCTGATATAGAGCACACCACGATTGGTCATGGCTTGGTATAAACCTTCAATCGGCGAGTCCTGCATTGAAATCACTTCAACGTCTAACATCTCGCTGAGTTTTTGCTTAATCGCAGCGGTGTCGGGAGTGGTCGCCGTAGCGGCGCTGGCCAGAGGCGCAACAACAAGCGCGATAACTAAAGATAATGCTCGGGTCAACTTCATGGGACTTCCTATTAAGTAAATCGCTACTGCGAAATATGGGTCTGCTTATTAGACCTTGTATGGGGGCAAAAAGTTACAGACAAGCCAGATAGAATGCAAATTTATACTGTAACTAAATTCGACCATCCTCGGTTTTGTGAAGGATCTAACTTAACCTCGAGGATGATGTTGTTGATGCAACTCTTGTAATCTCGCTCGAGCCACATGGGTATAAATTTGAGTGGTCGATAAGTCACTGTGGCCTAAGAGTAATTGTACTACTCTTAGGTCGGCGCCATGGTTAAGTAAGTGGGTGGCAAAGGCATGTCGCAGGGTATGGGGCGAAAGCTCGGTTTCGATGCCAGCACGGCTCGCATAGAGCTTGATACGATGCCAAAAGGTTTGCCTTGTCATCATCTGTGCCCGCTTCGAAGGAAATACCACATCGGACTGGATATTGCCCAAAAGTTCATGGCGCGCAAAGCTTAAGTAACGCTCGACCTCGGTAATGGCCAGCTCGCCCATAGGCACTAAGCGCTCTTTACCGCCCTTACCCACAATCCGCACTAAACCTTGGCGCAAACTCATCTGCTCCATGGTGAGTCCCACCAGCTCGCTCACCCGTAATCCAGTGGCGTATAAGAGTTCAAGCATGGCTTTATCACGGCATTCGACGGGGTCGTCCACATTGGGCTCGGCCAGCAATCTATCGACCTGAGACTCACTTAAGGAATCGGGCAACTGCCGACTCAATTTAGGCGATTCAATTAACGCCATAGGATCGCCAGCAATCTGTTTGGTTTGCAGTAAATAGGTGTAAAAACGCCGTAAACTGCTCAGTAGACGTGCACTACTGGTGCGGGCAAATTGTTGCTCGACGCGGTAGGCTAAATAGGCACGCACATCGGCTTGCCCCACCTCGATTAACCGCAGGCCTTGGCCCTGTTGATAGCGGTCAAAATGGCGTAAATCGGTGCGATAGGCACTCAAGGTGTTATCACTTAAGCCCTTGCTGGACCAAAGATCATCGAGAAAGGCATCGATAAGCGGATCGCACTGATAGGTTTTAGCCACAAAAACTCCATAAAAAAACGGCGCACTCTAAAGATACGCCGTTGATATTAACTCAATTGTTCAGCTTCTGGCAGCGCCTTGTTTATGCCGCGCTAACTGTTTTCGCGCCGCTACCACGAATGATTAAACAGAGCACAATCACCACTAGTGTTGGTAATAACCACGCCATGCCCTCTTCATACAGTGGCAGGATAGACAGCGTAGGAGACATACCGCTGACGAGATCGATAAAGCTTTGCGCCGCTTCCGTCACGCCTTTACCGTCTTCACCAGTGAGGCTTTTCGCAGCGACTTTCATCCCATCGAAAATACCAAACAGCAAGGCTACCGACAGTGCTGCGCGATGGGCAAACTGTGGACGCGGGAAGTATTCGGTCAAGAAGGTCACAGCCACTAAGGCAATCGCTACAGGGTAAACCGCCATCAACACCGGAATACTGATAGTAATTAACTGCGACAGACCAACGTTTGCGATTAAGGCACAGATGGCGCTCAGTAGAACCACTAAGAAACGGTAAGACAGCTTTGGCATCAGCTCATTGAAAAATTCTGAGCAGGCACTCACTAAACCGACCGCCGTGGTTAAACAGGCTAGAGTCACAACGGTAGACAGCAATACAGTACCTAAACTGCCAAACTCACGAGTCACATAGTTAGTTAAAATCTCGCCACCGTTTTTCGCGCCCACGGCAATATCACCCGCCGTCGCACCTAAAAAGAACAGTGACACATACACAAAAGCAAGCCCTGCCGCCGCGATAAAGGCTGCGCGGATCAAGTATTTAGTCTGCGCGCTAGGCTGGTCAATCCCCTTTTTACGCAGCAGATCGATGATCAACATGCCGAACATCAAAGACGCTAGGGTATCCATGGTGTTATAGCCTTCGAGGATACCTTTGGTCAGCGGATGGTTTTGGTAGTCACCCACGGCCACGCCTACATCGCCTGCGGGTAAAAACACCACAGACAGGGCTAAACCGACCAGTAATAACAACAGGATAGGAGTTAATACTTTACCGACGCTGTCGAGTAATTTACCGGGGAACAATGCCAGCAGCATAGTCACAGTGAAGAAGCACAGGGTGTAGATAAGTTGCGACAGATTCAGCGACAAACTGCCAAGCATAATGGTCGCAGTAGTGTTGTCGATAAAGGGCTTAGCACCGATTTCATAGGCCACAAGACCGGTACGCGGCGCCGCAAACGCTGGCCCAATAATGATATAAATCGCGATGGCCAAAGCGGTTGCCGCAAACACTGGCAGCATTGCCATAACCTTACCTTGAGCCTTAGCAACAGCAATGAGCCCGACTAAAGGTAAACCTACGGCAGTGATGAGAAAGCCTAACATGGCAAGGGGCATATTCTCCCCGGCCAACATACCCGCAAAGGGTGGAAAAATTAAGTTACCCGCCCCCAAAAAAAACGCGAAGGTCATAAAACCTAAGCCTAATGTATCCCCGATACTCATCTGATTGTCTTGCACGGAAAGCCCCATCTTGTCTTATTGTTTTTAATAAACTTAAGTGATTATGTGTCGATTAGCCATAGCTAAAACAAAGCCCATTCGGAGTGCAAATCTATGTTTACACAATTCCGTGGTAAATATGTGCGATATCTGCTGAGTTTATAAACAAAAATGAACTAAAAATTGGCTTCACTGCCGATTTCTTCACCTTAAAACCCGTTCACCTATCCGTTAATCATAAAATTGATTAAAAATGGGGGCGAAACTAATAACAGAATTCAAAAACCAATACAACAATCAAGGTTGTTTTTAAGAAAAAAACCACCTCAATGCTAATTAACTGCTAACAATGCGTTACCGAGGTAATAAATTAAACCGTTAATTAAGTGAACTTCGCCTCAAAACAGCATAAAAAACACAAAAACTAGATCTAAATGGAAGAATAGACTTATTTCACTTAACCATAAAAATCTTAGCTAAAGCGCGAACGGCCCTTTAAAATAGCGGCAATCTTAAATCGCCCCCATTAATTCACTCGATAGTCTGATATCCAATGGCATTTACCTTTAAACAATTCCACATTGACGATCTTAATTGCGGCATGCCCGTCAGCACCGACGGCGTGATATTAGGTGCATGGGCTCCGCTGTCGCGGGCCAAGCACATTCTCGATATTGGTGCGGGAAGTGGATTATTGAGTTTAATGGCGGCGCAGCGTAGCCAAGGGCAAATCACCGCTGTCGAATTGGAAGAAAAAGCCGCCGCCGCGTGCCAATACAATATGACGCAAAGTCCGTGGGCAGATAGATGTAAGCTCATCCATGGCGATATTCAGCACGTTTGCCAACAAGCTGAGTATCAAGGATATTTCGACCATATCATCTGCAACCCGCCCTACTTTGAACATGGCCCCAAGGCAAATGAGCAACACAGGGCGATGGCGCGCCACACTGATACCTTAGGCTTTACGCCCTTACTCGAGGCGATAAGTCAGTGTCTGTCGCATGAGGGCCACGCCAGCCTGATCCTCCCCATCCAAAGCCTGACGCGCTTTAAAGCTTGCCTGCATCAGACTCAACTTTATCTTGTAAAAGAAGTGAGGGTAAAAAGCGTGGAGAATAAGGAGGCCAATCGCGTCTTGCTGCTGTTGGCTAAGACTCTTTTAACTCAAAGTCAGGATGAACCCTGTCAGCACACAGAGCTCACCCTACGTGGGGAAGATGGCCGCTATACCGAGCAAATGATTGCCCTGACCAAAGATTTTTACCTAAAGCTTTAATTCGAGTAGCAATAAGGCTCGTATCAAGAACCTTATCTTTTGTAGCGGATCTAATATCAGCTATCTATCCATTTATTTTTGATCTCAAGCACTTTGTCTAAGTTATCAGTAAATAAACGCACTAACTCAGGATCGAAATGCACTCCGCTCTGCTCATGGATA comes from the Shewanella mangrovisoli genome and includes:
- a CDS encoding spermidine synthase, producing the protein MADATLLHETQDALGPIRVLDYGDTRVLSFGDNDEQSKILKTAPHIPQHTYVQGMLLVLLFCQPKSAIVLGLGGGALIHALRRFDAAIKLTAVELRPAVIELAKRYFQLPIGKKLNLINEDAVAFMASAEHKKVDVIFADIYSAKGVDTGQLSPTFLQQCTQLIKPNGYLVLNCWKEHSQNRELLADLQHHFAHVHACLTSGGNWVIFASQTPQSLGASALKSQAQSLSQQLDFALERSLTRFGPWI
- a CDS encoding GNAT family N-acetyltransferase; the encoded protein is MEYRVSTAQTEMDFELIHGFIANSYWAQGMPPELLRKALSNSLCFGVFDRDNQQLAFARMITDKATFAYLADVFVLESHRGLGLSKMMMAAIMEHPDLQGLRRIMLATRDAHGLYAQFGFKAVDTPETLMQIRLESPYLDLSSK
- the xerD gene encoding site-specific tyrosine recombinase XerD: MAKTYQCDPLIDAFLDDLWSSKGLSDNTLSAYRTDLRHFDRYQQGQGLRLIEVGQADVRAYLAYRVEQQFARTSSARLLSSLRRFYTYLLQTKQIAGDPMALIESPKLSRQLPDSLSESQVDRLLAEPNVDDPVECRDKAMLELLYATGLRVSELVGLTMEQMSLRQGLVRIVGKGGKERLVPMGELAITEVERYLSFARHELLGNIQSDVVFPSKRAQMMTRQTFWHRIKLYASRAGIETELSPHTLRHAFATHLLNHGADLRVVQLLLGHSDLSTTQIYTHVARARLQELHQQHHPRG
- a CDS encoding leucyl aminopeptidase yields the protein MKNKNKFLLSVMALACLNSLNANAETFSFDTRNSLNSDTLVLFQSADSTTYSLDFLPQSTQDQLNLAVADNSFAGKRGEILEILVPSEIDAKRVLLVGIGDAKTLTPGEINTLGGNIAAKLETVPQATVRVLTQGLSNAPLFGSELAHGIELRSYRYTQFKASNRAEKNYQIGVDDLSQNQKHHKNLQAIEAGVFLARDLTNAPAGIMYPESFANEARKLKSLGVKVTVLEAKDIERLNLGALAAVGKGSERPPKLVVAHWPGSKEAPIALVGKGITFDSGGYNIKATGTSIARMKSDMAGAATVLGTVKAMAIQKAPVNLVAIMPMAENMVSGHAMIPGDVIKTAQGLTVEVLNTDAEGRLVLADGLWYARENYRPSIIVDVATLTGSKVGALGSVYAGLFTDSEPLVQQLTFAGKQVGEKVWRLPLDQAYDDELKSTIADLKNTGKEGSAGASSAAMFLKRFAGEQPWAHLDIAGNALTATDTAVVPAGATGYGVRLLSTWLTQPKAQN
- the ahpF gene encoding alkyl hydroperoxide reductase subunit F, with the translated sequence MLDANLKNQLQTYLQNLKRPVELVVSADESKKSQELKSLANDIVSLSSLVSLKEAQGSRTPAMTVVNTDLNTQISFAGLPMGHEFTSLVLALLHTGGHPIKLSDDVIEQIRNLPGKYEFETYVSLTCQNCPDVIQALNMMAAINPNITNVMIDGALFQDEVASRNIMAVPSVYLNGEVFAAGRISIGEILNKLDTGAASRKAEELSLKAPYEVLVVGGGPAGAAAAIYAARKGLRTGVVADKFGGQVAETIGIENFISVKATEGPKLVANLEAHVRDYEVDIMDNQKAVKLASDGLFELELASGATLRSRTILLATGARWREMNVPGEKEYRGKGVAYCPHCDGPLFKGKRVAVIGGGNSGIEAAIDLANIVEHVTVLEFDSKLRADDVLQRKAASMGNIHIITQAMTTEVTGDGTRVNGLNYTDRATGENHHIALAGIFVQIGLVPNTEWLKGTVELTPRGEIIVDERGQTSVPGVFAAGDVTNSPYKQIIIAMGSGANASLGAFDYLIRHSDDSTETKETKAA
- the dsbC gene encoding bifunctional protein-disulfide isomerase/oxidoreductase DsbC, with amino-acid sequence MKLTRALSLVIALVVAPLASAATATTPDTAAIKQKLSEMLDVEVISMQDSPIEGLYQAMTNRGVLYISRDGTKLFHGNLYDLDKGMKNLTEAALAGPRLEMMKPLEDHMLVYKAKDEKHVVTVFTDVSCGYCRKLHSQMADYNKMGITVRYLAFPRAGVPSANADEMQAIWCAKDPLKAMTEAKAGKKVSAATCDAKIAEQYELGTSFGVNGTPAIVLEDGSMIPGYQPPADLLRTLEARK
- the ahpC gene encoding alkyl hydroperoxide reductase subunit C yields the protein MTQSIINSTIKPFKSTAYHNGEFVPVTEQDLLGKWSVVFFYPADFTFVCPTELGDMADHYAKLQSMGVEVYSVSTDTHFTHKAWHDTSDTIKKINFPMLADPTGVISRNFGVMIEEEGLALRGTFVINPEGQVKVAEIHDLGIGRSASELVRKIQAAQYVATHDGEVCPAKWQPGDETLAPSLDLVGKI
- the recJ gene encoding single-stranded-DNA-specific exonuclease RecJ; this encodes MIHKIVRRPTVDDSHLPAHLPPLLRQLYARRGVMPNECELVLKGLLRPDTMKGLEQAAKLIADAMQQEKSILIVGDFDADGATSTSVCLLALRMMGASKVDYLIPNRFDYGYGLSPEIVAVAASKQAELLITVDNGISSIEGVAAAKAFGMQVVITDHHLPGHELPDADAIVNPNQPGCQFASKSIAGVGVAFYLMTALRAELRARHWYQARGIAEPNLGTLLDIVALGTVADVVSLDANNRILVEAGLARVRSGRCRVGITALLEVAKRNPARIVASDFGFAVGPRLNAAGRLDEMALGVETLLCEDIMYARRMAAELDSLNQERRELEVGMQQEALKSLEYLKLNEEQLPWGIALFQEDWHQGVIGILASRIKDKYHRPVIAFADAGNGEIKGSARSIKGLHMRDLLELVNSRHPGLISKFGGHAMAAGLTLKSGGFATFAKAYDDAVRELLKPEQLTGELWSDGELTPTELTLEIAQLLRNAGPWGQSFEEPLFDGYFKIIQQRIVGERHLKLVLETPCSTVMLDAIAFNVDLYTWPDATIQHARIVYKLDVNEYRGNFTLQLMVEQIEPM